One genomic window of Eriocheir sinensis breed Jianghai 21 chromosome 57, ASM2467909v1, whole genome shotgun sequence includes the following:
- the LOC126984800 gene encoding uncharacterized protein LOC126984800 isoform X3, with amino-acid sequence MSPRGCERTKNEKISLVNQWVGRLGSAARMRACKYDVLREVWKSVAVPSVMYGMEVITWSELEMDKLEVGQNRIGRLALNAPRYAAVEALRGDMGWSTFRERFRKATLIYKVRLERMDDARLARKVYLWSVHESKWIKNCMRMVGDSGMRVRWVSREEGRRFFEWKVTDRNSEGLEWNVRKWKKEIDSAVKGDGLRRWKHVMERKTTLEWYREKEAPQCVSWYDGSLGGDLLFQARAQCMNVNARNYRWSESRSKVCQMCDRGVDETVVHVILVCGRYRRERTEMMRVALSEMGWDVNGRIARTEREWMLLLLGLSAEANDRIIEAMKSFLEKMWCARNRELEDV; translated from the coding sequence atgagtccgagaggatgtgaaaggacaaagaatgagaagattagcctagtaaatcaatgggtgggccgtctgggaagtgcggcaaggatgagagcatgtaagtatgatgtgctgagagaggtgtggaagagtgtagcagtgccgagtgtgatgtatgggatggaggtgattacatggagtgagttggaaatggataaattggaagtagggcaaaataggatcggtaggttagctttgaatgcaccaaggtatgcagcggtggaagcattgaggggtgatatggggtggagtacctttagggaaagatttaggaaggctacccttatatacaaagtcagactggaacgaatggatgacgcgagattggcacggaaggtctacttgtggagtgtgcatgagagcaaatggattaaaaactgcatgagaatggttggtgacagtggtatgcgagtcaggtgggtgagcagagaggaagggaggcgtttctttgaatggaaggtgactgacagaaatagtgagggtctagaatggaatgtgagaaagtggaagaaagagatagacagtgcagtgaaaggtgacggtctgaggaggtggaagcatgtgatggagcgaaagactactttggagtggtacagggaaaaggaagccccgcagtgtgtcagctggtatgatggaagcctgggtggtgatcttctcttccaagctcgagcgcagtgtatgaatgtgaatgcaagaaattacaggtggtctgagtcccgcagcaaagtgtgtcagatgtgtgacaggggtgtggatgaaactgtcgtgcatgtgatactggtgtgtgggaggtaccggagagaaaggacggagatgatgagggtggcactgagtgagatgggctgggatgtgaatgggaggattgcaaggacagagagggaatggatgctgctgctgctgggactgagtgctgaagcaaatgatagaattatagaagccatgaagagttttctggaaaagatgtggtgtgcaagaaatagggaattggaagatgtgtaa